The genome window CAAATTTTTTCAAGTTTAATTAAGGCAGTTTGAATTTCAAATACTAGGTGGTAATTTTAATTGTAAATGGAAGTCCCACAAGAGCAGTTCTAAAAGCTGTGGAATCAGGAATTGATACATCTGTAAATGAAGTAGAATTTATAGATGTAACAAAATACAAGTTGAGTGGCTGTATTGCCTGCTATAAATCTAAGACTGAAGAAGGTAAGGGAAAATGTGTCTTCACCAATGATACAAACATTCTGGAAGATAAAATATTTGAAGCTGATACAGTAATCTTCGGTTCTCCTGTTTACTGGTAGGGAATCTCAGCTCA of Fusobacterium sp. contains these proteins:
- a CDS encoding flavodoxin family protein; its protein translation is MVILIVNGSPTRAVLKAVESGIDTSVNEVEFIDVTKYKLSGCIACYKSKTEEGKGKCVFTNDTNILEDKIFEADTVIFGSPVYW